The segment AGGTTCTGGTCAGGCCTGCGGAATCTCATTCAGAAACCGCTGTCTTGCTGAATGATCTGATATTCAGAAGTATGGAGCTGTTAAAAGACCATCCGGTCAATATCCGGAGAAGAAATGCCGGAAAAGATGCAGCAAACAGTATCTGGCCATGGTCTCCAGGTTACCGTCCGAAGATGAAAACACTTCAGGAACTTTTTGGCATCAGCGGGGCAGTAATTTCAGCAGTTGACCTGCTTTATGGTATCGGAAGATATGCTGGGATGAAAGCCATCAAGGTGCCCGGTTCAACAGGACTTTACAATACCAACTATGAAGGAAAGGCCGAGGCTGCTGTGGAAGCCCTGAAAGATAATGATCTGGTTTACCTGCACATTGAAGCCAGCGATGAAGCCGGTCATGAGGGGAATGTCGATTTAAAAGTAAAAACGATTGAATATCTCAACAGCAGGGTGGTTCGTTATGTTGTTGAAAAAACAGCAAAAATGAATGAGCCTGTTGCCATTGCTATTTTACCCGATCATCCGACTCCCTGTGCCTTACGTACCCATGTTCATGATCCTGTGCCTTTTATGATTTATCATCCCGGAATACCAGGGGATGAGGTGATGCAATATGATGAAGAATCTGTTAAAAAAGGTTTTTATGGTTTACTGAAGGAAGATGAATTTATCAAAGCTTTTTTAAATAAATGATGATGAAAGTCAATCTGCAAAATAAGACAGCACTTGTTACAGGTGCTTCGCGTGGAATAGGAGCTGAAATAGCTTATGTGCTTGCTAAAAACGGGGCAAAAGTGATATTACAATATCATAAAAACAGAGCAGCAGTTGAAAAAACCTTTGCACGACTGAGCGGTAACGGTCATCTGATTATTCAGGCCAATCTGAATAAGATGGAAGATATTGAAAATCTGGTGAATCAGGCCGTCAACAGTTTTGAAAGCATCGATATTCTGGTGAACAATGCCGGAATTTACGACATGCAGGATGTGTTTACTGCCGACCTGAAAACATGGCAGAAACACTGGAAAAGGAATTTGGATTTAAACCTCAATGCCCCGGTCATGCTGAGTTTTTTGATTGCCGGGGAGATGAAAAAAAACGGAGGCGGACGTATCATTAATATTTCTTCAAGAGGAGCATTTCGCGGAGAGCCGGAGGCTCCGGCTTACGGGGCCGCCAAATCAGCCCTCAATTCATTTGCCCAAAGTATGGCTCAAAAGCTTGCTCCTGAA is part of the Sphingobacteriales bacterium genome and harbors:
- a CDS encoding SDR family NAD(P)-dependent oxidoreductase produces the protein MQNKTALVTGASRGIGAEIAYVLAKNGAKVILQYHKNRAAVEKTFARLSGNGHLIIQANLNKMEDIENLVNQAVNSFESIDILVNNAGIYDMQDVFTADLKTWQKHWKRNLDLNLNAPVMLSFLIAGEMKKNGGGRIINISSRGAFRGEPEAPAYGAAKSALNSFAQSMAQKLAPENIFVYTIAPGFVDTDMSAPALKGPQKNDFLNQSPLKRAATPREIADVVLFCASSAPDYMTGCIIDVNGASYLRN
- a CDS encoding cofactor-independent phosphoglycerate mutase — protein: MKYLIILGDGMSDYPLPQLGNKTPLMVARKPDIDSLCQKSRCGLFQTVPPDMPPGSEIANMAVLGYNVREVYQGRGVLEAASMGVDILPGDLALRCNLICIENEKIKNHSAGHISDEEARELILFLDEKLGNENIRFYPGVSYRHLLVIKNGKNDIKCTPPHDVPGAPYREVLVRPAESHSETAVLLNDLIFRSMELLKDHPVNIRRRNAGKDAANSIWPWSPGYRPKMKTLQELFGISGAVISAVDLLYGIGRYAGMKAIKVPGSTGLYNTNYEGKAEAAVEALKDNDLVYLHIEASDEAGHEGNVDLKVKTIEYLNSRVVRYVVEKTAKMNEPVAIAILPDHPTPCALRTHVHDPVPFMIYHPGIPGDEVMQYDEESVKKGFYGLLKEDEFIKAFLNK